From a region of the Vidua macroura isolate BioBank_ID:100142 chromosome 3, ASM2450914v1, whole genome shotgun sequence genome:
- the LOC128804937 gene encoding basic proline-rich protein-like: protein MALCQFHIVCPQPPRGPKSVPSSASPMSPAGHSCFPPTRFTPPRLQLRHPQALPGPSGAAGPGTARLWALPGDTGAGSPAGPRDHPGAAPWAEGRKEAYHDQRPPPRPPGAGHAPGPVRSRGCPKAAPVPEEPPPACREPPAAPGLRASATRRPAGRPGPAPAAGPAPRAPPRGPRAAAPGRSPLTEHRRRREAAEGRRGPAWPEGAVTARGGAGRCQRARRRCRLPCGPVPVARPVLPGARRAAAAAAPWPG, encoded by the exons ATGGCGCTTTGCCAATTCCACATTGTTTGCCCTCAACCCCCCCGCGGCCCCAAGTCGGTGCCAAGCAGTGCTTCACCGATGTCCCCTGCGGGACACTCTTGCTTTCCTCCAACCCGCTTCACACCACCTCGGCTCCAGCTCCGCCACCCCCAGGCCCTTCCTGGGCCAAGCGGAGCCGCGGGACCAGGCACTGCTCGCTTGTGGGCCCTgccgggggacaccggggccGGGAGCCCTGCGGGGCCCCGCGACCATCCTGGGGCTGCTCCGTGGGCCGAAGGGC GGAAAGAAGCATATCACGACCAGAGGCCCCCCCCGCGACCACCGGGCGCGGGGCACGCGCCCGGCCCCGTCCGCAGCCGGGGCTGCCCCAAGGCCGCGCCCGTGCCCGAGGAGCCTCCGCCGGcctgccgggagccgccggcCGCGCCGGGCCTGCGGGCCTCCGCCACGAGGCGGCCAGCGGGACGCCCAGGCCCtgctcccgccgccggccccgccccccgcgcccccccgcGCGGGCCCCGGGCCGCGGCCCCGGGCCGGTCCCCACTCACTGAGCATCGCaggcggcgggaggcggcggaaGGCAGGCGGGGGCCGGCGTGGCCGGAGGGGGCTGTTACTGCACGCGGCGGAGCCGGGCGCTGCCAGCGGgcgcgccgccgctgccgcctgCCCTGCGGGCCGGTGCCGGTGGCGCGGCCGGTGCTacccggggcccggcgggcggcggcggcggccgctccATGGCCCGGCTGA